In the genome of Variovorax sp. PAMC26660, the window GCCCATTTCATGAAAATCGCCAAACGGAATTTCCAGTTGCGCAGAGATCCGTGCAATCGGCACGCCGAGAGGGCAGATCGGAAACTGCATCCGCAAGGATTCGCTTTCCAGTAAAGGTCGAAGATAGCTCATTGGTCTGAATGACAGGTTCTGGCCGCTTGTAGCACGGTCGCGAGTTCCACCCCGATCTGCGTGCTGCTCAGACGCTCAATACCAAAGCCATCAGCAGGCATGCCCCTCGGCCGACGTTCGTAGTTCCGGCCGCAGGTTCAATCGATCACCGACGGAAAAGGCGAATCGCCCCCCAAAGCGACGGAAATGCCAGCAGCGAAAACACCGCAATTTGCTTGAGAACATCACGAAGCATCGATGGCTCAACTCTTCCGTCGGTTGATCTCGTGATGACCTCGGTTTCTCGCTGCGCATTCACCCCTACTTCGGAGTAGTAGCCCTGCGGCGGCGCTGGTAGAAGAAAGAAGACCGCAACGTAGAGCAGATACATCGCGCACAGTGTCAGAACGACAAAGAGCCAAGGGCGAGAGATTGTTGGCCATGCAAGGAGCGCGCTTCCAGCAACGTAGATTGCAGGAAGAATCACGATAACGAGCATTTCGAGCAAGAGCATCCGGAACCCAGTGTGGAGGTGAGCGTGTGACCGACAGCGGCGCACCGAATCGTCGCAAAAAACTTACCTGACTGGCGGGGCTGCTCACCCGAGCGGCGCGTCGTTGAATGCCCGCAATGCCATTCGTCAAAAAGAGGGCATCTACCACCCCACCGCCATCGGCGGATATGGGCCCACTGCGGTCTTCCGACATTGTCCAAAGCTGCCGGTCGTCGCGCCAAAGCCAAGCGACATCTCCTTCCACGCATTGTCTAGCCAGGCATGCTGAATAAAATCCAGCCATGTCCGCCGCTTTAGTCCCACGCCCCCAGTGCACCGCTTGCCTGCGCCCGCTCAGCGCCTGCATTTGCCGCTGGGTCGCGCCCACCGCCCACGCGGTGGAGGTACTGGTGCTGCAGCACCCGCTGGAGGTACACCAGGCCAAAGGCAGTGCCCGCCTGCTGCACCTCAGCTTGGCGCACTGCCGCTTGGTGGTGGGTGAGGCATTTGCCGTGCCAGTCTGGCCGGTGGACGGCAAGCACACGCTGCTGCTGTACCCAGACAGTCTGCAAGATACCGCCCCGGACCTGCGGGTCCCGCCCCCGCTACCGTCCGAGTGGCCGCAAGCCCAGTCGCGCCTGCGCCTGGTCGTGCTGGACGGCACCTGGCGCAAAAGCCGAAAGATGCTCTACCAAAGCCCGCCACTGCAACAGTTGCCCCGCTTGGCCCTGCACAACGTGCCGCCTTCGCACTACCGTATCCGCAAAGCCCATGGGCCCGACCAACTGTCCACGCTGGAGGCGACCTGCTACGCCTTGTGCCAACTGGAAGGCGGTGCAGCGCGGTTCCAGCCCTTGTTGGATGCCTTCGACGGGTTTGTAGAGTACTTGGAGCAGGCTGGCGGGCAGCGAAACGCGCAAACTGACAAGTCCTGCCCTCGACCAAGGGTTACAGGGTTCATTTAAGCGACCAGCTAAATGGCTGGTTTTGGCCGCGTTGTGCCCGCTGCCTTACTCTTCTGTTTGCTGGACTTCGGCCTGGCGCCAACACCCACCGCGCACGGGGGCAAACCAAAACATGGGCAAAACCATTGCACGCGGCCAGCCAACCAGTGCTCCAAGCCCCGCGCCCAGCAAAAAGCCCCAGTAACAAGGGCTGCTACTGGGGCTTGAGTTTGGAGGAGAGGGAGGGATTCGAACCCTCGGTACTATCGCTAGTACGCCTGATTTCGAGTCAGGTACATTCGACCACTCTGCCACCTCTCCGGTGCTGTCGAGCCTTCGATTATAGCGGATGAAATCCCGCTTTTTTGAAGCCCCTGCTTCAACCGCGCAAAACTTCGATGCCGCCGATGTACGGCCGCAACGCTGCAGGTACGTTGATCGAGCCGTCTTCGTTCTGGTGGTTTTCCAGCACGGCCACCAGCGCGCGCCCTACTGCCAGGCCAGAGCCGTTGAGGGTGTGCACGAGTTCGTTCTTGCCCTGCACGTTCTTGAACCGCGCCTGCAGACGACGTGCCTGGAAGGCCTCGCAGTTCGATACCGAGCTGATCTCGCGGTAGGTGTTCTGCGCCGGCAACCAGACTTCAAGGTCGTAGGTCTTGGTCGAACCGAAACCCATGTCACCGGTGCACAGCAGCACCACACGGTACGGCAGCTCCAGCGCCTGCAGCACGACTTCAGCATGGCCGGTCATCTGTTCGAGCGCGTCGTAGCTCTTTTCGGGGTGCACGATCTGCACCATCTCGACCTTGTCGAACTGGTGCTGGCGGATCATGCCGCGCGTGTCGCGGCCCGCGCTGCCGGCTTCCGAGCGAAAGCACGGCGTGTGGGCCGTGAGCTTGATCGGCAGTTGCGACTCGGGCACCACTTCGTCGCGCACGAAGTTGGTCAGCGGCACTTCGCTGGTCGGGATCAGGTACAGCGCCGAATGGTCGGGCGCGGGCTCACCGTCCTGGCCACCCTTCTTCGCGGCGAACAGGTCACCCTCGAACTTGGGCAACTGGCCGGTGCCGCTGAGCGTGGCGGCATTGACGATGTAGGGCACGTAGCACTCGGCATAGCCGTGCTTTTCGGTCTGGATGTCGAGCATGAACTGCGCGAGCGCGCGGTGCAGGCGGGCGATCGGCCCCTTCATCACGGTGAAGCGCGAGCCGGCGAGCTTGGCGCCCATCTCGAAGTCGAGACCCAGCGGCGCGCCGAGGTCCACGTGGTCTTTCGCGGCGAAGGCCAATGGTTTGGCGTCAGCACCAGCGCCGCCTTGCGGAGCCCAGCGACGCATTTCGACGTTGCCGGTTTCGTCTTCGCCGAGCGGCACGCTGGCGTGCGGCAGGTTGGGCACCGCGAGCAGCAGCGCGTGCAGCTCGGGCTGAATTTCTTCGAGCCGCTTCGATTGCGATTCCTGCTCGGCCTTGAGCGCATTGACTTCGGCCATGAGCGCATCAACCGATTCGCCCTTGGCCTTGAGCGGGCCGATCTGCTTGTTCAGCGTGTTGCGGCGTGCCTGGATTTCTTCGGTGCGGGTCTGGACGGTCTTGCGCTCGGCTTCGAGCGCGCTGAACGCCGACACGTCGAGATAAGGCTGGTTCTTCTTGCGTTTTTCGAGGCCGGCCACAGCGGAGGCCAGGTCTTTTCGGAGCAGGGTGATGTCGAGCATCGGCCGATTTTAGGTGGGCGCGGCATCGGCCGTGCCCACCCTGCCCGCGGGATCAGGCGACGGTGGCCGGATCGACGTTCGCGCCGCAGATGATCAGGCACACCTTCTCGCCTTCGCGCGGCACGTAGGCGCCGGTCTGCAGCGCCGCCAGCGGCAGTGCGGCGGCAGCCTCGACGGCGAGCTTCATCTCTTTCCACATCCACTGCTGCGCGGCACGGATCGACTCGTCGGACAGCAGCAGCGCGTCTTGCACCTGCTGCTGCGTGATCTCCCACGCGATGGCGCCGATGCGGCGCGCGCCGAGCGAATCGGCCGCAATGCCGCTCACGTCGACATCAACCGGCTCGCCGGCCTCGCGGGCGCGGAACAGCGTGGGCGACTTCTCGGGTTCGAGCGCCACCACACGGGCGCGCTTCTCGAACCAGCCGGCCAGGCCACCGATCAGGCCGCCACCACCGACGCTCACCAGCACCGAATCGGGCAGGCCGCCCTGCGTTTCGATCTCGTGCCCCAGCGTGCCTGCGCCAGCCACCACTTCGGGCTGGTCGTAGGCGTGGGTCAGCAAGGCGCCGGTTTCCTTCTGGCGCGTCAGGCAGGCAGCCAGTGCGTCGGGGTACAGCTCACCGACCACGACCACTTCAGCGCCCAGCGCCCGCAAACGCGCACGCTTGGCTTCGGGCGACACACCGGGCAGGAACACCTGGCAGCGCACGCCCAGCGCCTTGGCTGCGGCTGCGGTGGCAATGCCGGCATTGCCACCGGATGCCACGACCACACCGCTTTCGGGGATGTCGTTGGCCAGCAGCCGGTTCATCATGCCGCGCGCCTTGAAACTGCCGCTGACCTGCATGTGTTCGAGCTTGAGCCAGACCTCGACGCCCGGCACCGTGATGCCGAACGCGGCCGCCGGCAGCTTCCAGAGCGGGGTTTCACGCAGAAAATTGCCGGAACGCTCGCGCAGCCTTTGGATGGCGCTATCTATTTCAGAGCGCCAGTTGGTTGTATTCATGGTGTTCAAGAGATGTGCCCTGGGGGCGGAATGTCGTCGAGCTTCAGGCCCTTGGGGAGCGGGAACTTGATGGTTTCCTCGATGCCGTCCATCTTGCGGACCGACACCGCGCCGAGCGCGCGCACGCGGTCGATCACCTCGCGCACCAGCACTTCGGGCGCCGAGGCACCAGCCGTGAGTCCGATGCGCGTCTTGCCGTCGAACCACTCGGGCTTGAGCTCGTCGGCCGAATCGACCATGTAGCTTTCGGTGCCCAGGCGCTGGGCCAGTTCGCGCAGCCGGTTGCTGTTGGAGCTGGTGGGGCTGCCGACCACGATCACGAGATCGACCTGCGGGCTCATGATCTTCACCGCGTCCTGGCGGTTCTGGGTGGCGTAGCAGATGTCCTGCTGCTTGGGCTCGCGCACTTTGGGAAAGCGCGCGCGCACGGCAGCCGCGATCTCGGCTGCGTCGTCCACGCTCAGCGTGGTCTGGGTGACGACCGCGAGCTTGTCGGTCTGCCCGGGCGACACCGTCGCCACGTCCTTCACGTCTTCCACGAGGTGGATGCCGCTGGACAACTGGCCCATCGTGCCCTCGACCTCGGGGTGCCCCTTGTGGCCGATCATGATGAACTCGTAGCCTTCCTTGGCGAGCTTGGCAACCTCGACGTGCACCTTGGTCACCAGCGGGCAGGTGGCGTCGAAGATCTCGAAGCCGCGATCGCGCGCCTCCTGCTCCACCGCCTTGCTCACGCCGTGCGCGCTGAACACCAGCGTGGCGCCGGGCGGCACATCGGACAGTTCCTCGATGAAGATCGCACCCTTGGCCTTGAGCTCGTTCACCACATAGGTGTTGTGCACGATCTCGTGGCGCACGTAGATCGGTGCGCCGAACTTGGCGAGCGCACGCTCGACGATCTCGATGGCACGGTCGACCCCGGCGCAGAAACCGCGCGGCTCGGCCAGGAGGACTTCGGAGATGTCGGGGTTCATCGTGCCTCCTGCCGGGCCGCCCCAAAGGAGACACGCGCCCCCTCGGGGGGCAGCGATACGCGAAGCGATGAGCGTGGGGGCGTCATAGAACTCCGATCAGCTTCACTTCAAAGGTCACGGGCTGGCCGGCCAGCGGATGATTGAAGTCGAAGCGCACGGCGGTCTCGTTCGATTCGATCACCGCGCCTGCGTAGCTGCCCGTGCCGTCTGGCGTGGGGAACTGCACGACATCGCCGTTGGCGTACTGCTCGTCGGGATCGCCCATCTTCGCGAGCAGCTTCTTGGCCACCCATTGCTGCATTTCGGGATTGCGCTCGCCGAAAGCCTCGCCGGCCGGCAGCTCGAAGGTGGCGTGCGTGCCCTCTTCCAGACCCAGCAGGCGCTGCTCCATGGCAGGCGAAAGCTCGCCGGTGCCGAGCGACAGGGTCGCGGGCTTGTCGGCAAAGGTGTTGATGATGTCGCCCGCCGGACCGGCCAGCCGGTAGTGCAGGGTCAGGAAGGAGCCGGAAGTCACAACATGGGACATGGAGGCATCAGAGGTGGGCAAAGACAAGGTGGGTGTCCCGATAAACTGGCCCTCATTTTAAGGATCGGGACTTCGACCCGCATCCGCCAAGGTTTCAGCAGGGTTTCATGGCATTCAAGGATCTCCCAATCGACGCCCGCCCGCGCGAAAAGCTCATCGCGCGGGGCGCCGCCGCGCTGGCCGACGCCGAGCTGCTGGCACTGCTGCTGCGCACCGGCGTGGCGGGCAAGAACGTGCTCCAGCTCGCGCAGCAACTGCTCGAACGCTTCGGCGGCCTGTCGGGGCTGCTGCACACCCGCGCCGACGACCTCAAGACCATCAAGGGCATGGGCGGCGACGCCAAGCGCTCCGAGCTGATCGCGGTGCTCGAGCTGGCGCGCCGCGCCATGGGCGAAAAGCTCCGGCACCGCACGGTGTTCGACTCGCCCGATGCGGTCAGGCAATACCTGCAGATGCACATCGGCGCTCGCCCGCACGAGGTGTTCGCGGTGCTGTTCCTCGACGTGCAGCACCGCCTGATCGCCATGGAAGAAATGTTTCGCGGCACGCTCACGCAGACCAGCGTGTACCCGCGTGAAGTGGTCACGCGCGCCCTGCACCACCAGGCCGCAGCCGTGGTGCTGGCGCACAACCACCCGAGCGGCAGCATCGAACCCTCGCGCGCCGACGAATCGCTCACCAAGACGCTGCAGGCCGCGCTGGCGCTGGTCGACGTGCGCGTGCTCGACCACATCATCGTGAGCCCGGGGTTGAGTTTCTCGATGGCAGAAAAAGGACTGCTCTGATGGCCTCGCGTCCACCTTCTCTGAAGAATCTTGCCGATCTCAAGCAGGTGCAGCGCGTGCTCGCCGAAACCCGCGAGCGCGAAGCTGCCGAGGCGGCTGCGAAGGCCGCCGCCGAACGCAGGCGCGCAGCCGAAAAAGACCTGTTCACCCGCGCCATCGGTGCCACCGAACCGCTGCGCCGCAAGGCCTCCGTGCCACTGACGCCCGAGCCTCCCGCGCCGATCCCGGTGCAGCACCAGCTCGACGAGCAGCGCGTGCTGCGCGAATCGCTGTCCGACGAGTTCGACGTGACCACGCTGCTCGACGTCGACGACGCCATGAGCTTTCGCCGCCCCGGCATCGGCACCGACGTGACCGCGCGGCTGCGCAGGGGCGACTGGTCGATACAGGCTCAAGTCGATCTGCACGGCCTGCGCAGCGACGAGGCGCGCGAGGCCCTCGGCGGCTTCATCCGCACGTCCCACAAGCAAGGCCTGCGTTGCGTGCGCGTGGTGCACGGCAAGGGCCTGGGCTCGCCCGGCAAGCAGCCGGTGCTCAAGACCAAGACGCAGCGCTGGCTGATCCAGAAGAACGAGGTGATTGCCTTCGTGCAGGCGAAGCCCGCCGAAGGCGGGGCGGGAGCCCTCGTGGTGCTCCTAGCGCCCGTGCGTCGCTGAGTCTTGCTCCTTCCCCCTCCGGGGGAAGGTTGGGATGGGGGCAGGCCGTCGAACAGGCGCCACGCATGCGGCAACGCCGTCGTGCCCCCCACCCCTGCCCTCCCCCGAAGGGGAGGGAGCAATGCGGGTTACTTGCTCAGGTCCAGCTTGTAGACCGAGCGGCCCTTGCCACTGCCGTCGTCCGGCGTCAGCACCGAGATGTTCGCGAGCCCCGCATCCGTCGCCGCGCCCAACTGCCCCTGCCCCGACGTGAACACCACGTTCCCCGCCGTTGTCACCTGCGTGAAGCGCCAGCTGCGCGCCGCACCATTGGTTGCGCGCGTGATGGTCTTCTTGGCCTTGATGTACGCGATCAGCACGTCGCGGTTCGCATCGGGCGATGCATAGATCGTCGCGCGCCCGTCCAGCGCAGGAATGAAGCTCCCACCACTCGTCGCACGGTAGTTGTTCGTCGCGATGACAAATTCCTTCGCCGGGTCGATGGCTGCGCCCATGTACGTCAGGTTCTTGATGCGGCTGCCCACGTCCTGCGTCACGTCGATCTCGTACTGCATGTCCGGCGTGGTGAACATGTCGAAGTTGTAGCCCGGGAAGGTGCTGATGAGCTGCTGGTCCGTCGTGACGGAAGTGCTGATCTTGTTGAAGCGCTTGGCCGCCGCTTCGAGCCAGCCCTTGATCTCCGCGCCCGTGACCTTCACCGCATACACCGTGTTCGGGTACAGGTACAGGTCGGCCGCGTTGAAGATCGCCAGGTTGCCAACGGCCACGTCGGTGTAGTCGCGTCCGCCTTCATAGCCCGACTTGAAGGGCGCACTCACCGACAGCACCGGCAGGCTCGCGTACTGCGGCAGGTTGGCCTGGATGTAGGTCGTCACATAGTCGGCCTGCGCCTGGTTCACGATCTGGATCGCGCCCGGATCGCCCACGTCCGCAAAGTAGGTGTTCATGCGGAAGTCGGTGCTGCCGATCGGCGTCTTCACGTACGTGATTGCGGCCCGGTGCTGGGTTTCGATCAGCGGTGCAACGCTGGGGTCGGCATCGACGTAGATCGCCTTGCCTGCGCCGTCCTTGCCGGTCTGCGTGGAGCGCACCTCGACGGCCGTCTTGGTCTTGTCCACGCTCCAGGCCTTGCCGTCATACACAAGATCGAGCCTGATCAGGCCCAGCGCCTTGCCCCACGAGCTGGCCATCACGGCCGGCACGCCATTGACGGTGCCGGCCTTGTTGTCCACGCCCGGCTGCTTGTAGCTCGGGTTGGTGCCGGGGTCAGGGAAGGTGCCGTGCTGGTGCCCCATCATCAGCGCGTCGATGCCCGGCACCTTCGACAGATAAAGGCCAGGGCTTTCCATCGTCGGCGAATAGGGCGAGGCATCGAGGCCACCGTGCTGCAGCGCCACCACGATATCGACGCCCTTGGCGCGCAGCTCGGGGATGTACTTGGTGGCCGCTTCCACCGCGCCCTGGGTGCTCACCTTGCCTTCGAGGAAACGCTTGTCCCAGTTCAGGATGCCGGGCGTGGTGAAGCCGATCACACCGACCTTGATCGGCACCGTCACGGCCTTGCCGTCGGGGCCGGTCGCGGTGAACTGCTTGGTCACGATGGTGTAGGGCGCCAGCAGCGGCTTGCCGCTCTTCACGCTCTGCACGTTCGCCAGCACCATGGGGAAGGTCGGGCCAGCGCACTTCTTCGTGCCGTCGACGCCCTCGACATCGAGGCCGCCGCCAATCACCTGGTTAAGAAAATCCAGGCTGTAGTTGAACTCGTGATTGCCCAGCGTGCCGGCGTCGTAGCCGGTGGCGTTCATGACCTTGTAGATCGACAGCGGCTGGGTGCACGGGATGCGGCTCACCAGCGCTTCATAGTCGGCCAGCGCCGTGCCCTGGATGGTGTCGCCGTTGTCCAGCAGCACCGTGTTCGGAAACTCCTTGCGCGCCGCGTTGATCAGCGTGGCGGTGCGTTCATAGCCGTACGACTTGTCTTCGGCGAGCTTGAAGTAGTCGTAGCTGCGCACGTTGAAGTGCAGGTCGGTGGTCTCCAGCAACGCGACCGTCGTGCGCGTGCCTGCGGCAACGGGTGCGGGACCAGGCACCGGCACGACCGGCGGAAAGACCGGGCCGCCTCCGCCTCCGCCACCACAGGCGGTGAGCGCGGCGGCCAAAACTGCGGCACAGGTGGACATGGGGGCGAGGCGCCAAAGCGACGCAGCCACTGCTTTCTTCATCGAGGGGTCTCCCTGCTGATTTGAGGAAGACCCAGTCTCTGAAAGCAGAGTGACAGGGTGGTGAATCCACCCTGACTTGCGGCGCGGCTACGACAGGTGATTCTTTAGTGGTATTGAAGCATCGGCGATTGCCACGGGGTCGGGGCTGCGGCCGGCTTCGAGCAGCTTGCGGCTCATCATGTGATCGACCGGCGCATTCACCGACTCGACGCACACGAGCTGGCCGTCGACGTAATGGAACAGCGAGAACGCCTCGGGCTTGGGCCCCGGGCGGCGCACGCTGCTCAGGCCCGGCGTGCCTTCGGCCGGCATCAGCCCGACCATCTGCAGGCGCATGCTGCCCTGGTCCGACCAGAACCACGCGACCGCATCGTGCGTGCGCGCAGCGCCGGTCAGCGTGGCCACTGCAGTGCGCGCCTGGTCGTTGGCGTTCTGTACCGATTCGAGCCGCAGCGAGCGGCCCGCGCGGCGATCCGGAAAGCGCGTGCAGTCGCCCAC includes:
- a CDS encoding threonine/serine dehydratase, which translates into the protein MNTMNTTNWRSEIDSAIQRLRERSGNFLRETPLWKLPAAAFGITVPGVEVWLKLEHMQVSGSFKARGMMNRLLANDIPESGVVVASGGNAGIATAAAAKALGVRCQVFLPGVSPEAKRARLRALGAEVVVVGELYPDALAACLTRQKETGALLTHAYDQPEVVAGAGTLGHEIETQGGLPDSVLVSVGGGGLIGGLAGWFEKRARVVALEPEKSPTLFRAREAGEPVDVDVSGIAADSLGARRIGAIAWEITQQQVQDALLLSDESIRAAQQWMWKEMKLAVEAAAALPLAALQTGAYVPREGEKVCLIICGANVDPATVA
- the ispH gene encoding 4-hydroxy-3-methylbut-2-enyl diphosphate reductase — its product is MNPDISEVLLAEPRGFCAGVDRAIEIVERALAKFGAPIYVRHEIVHNTYVVNELKAKGAIFIEELSDVPPGATLVFSAHGVSKAVEQEARDRGFEIFDATCPLVTKVHVEVAKLAKEGYEFIMIGHKGHPEVEGTMGQLSSGIHLVEDVKDVATVSPGQTDKLAVVTQTTLSVDDAAEIAAAVRARFPKVREPKQQDICYATQNRQDAVKIMSPQVDLVIVVGSPTSSNSNRLRELAQRLGTESYMVDSADELKPEWFDGKTRIGLTAGASAPEVLVREVIDRVRALGAVSVRKMDGIEETIKFPLPKGLKLDDIPPPGHIS
- the radC gene encoding RadC family protein, coding for MAFKDLPIDARPREKLIARGAAALADAELLALLLRTGVAGKNVLQLAQQLLERFGGLSGLLHTRADDLKTIKGMGGDAKRSELIAVLELARRAMGEKLRHRTVFDSPDAVRQYLQMHIGARPHEVFAVLFLDVQHRLIAMEEMFRGTLTQTSVYPREVVTRALHHQAAAVVLAHNHPSGSIEPSRADESLTKTLQAALALVDVRVLDHIIVSPGLSFSMAEKGLL
- a CDS encoding peptidylprolyl isomerase, with translation MSHVVTSGSFLTLHYRLAGPAGDIINTFADKPATLSLGTGELSPAMEQRLLGLEEGTHATFELPAGEAFGERNPEMQQWVAKKLLAKMGDPDEQYANGDVVQFPTPDGTGSYAGAVIESNETAVRFDFNHPLAGQPVTFEVKLIGVL
- a CDS encoding Smr/MutS family protein; the encoded protein is MASRPPSLKNLADLKQVQRVLAETREREAAEAAAKAAAERRRAAEKDLFTRAIGATEPLRRKASVPLTPEPPAPIPVQHQLDEQRVLRESLSDEFDVTTLLDVDDAMSFRRPGIGTDVTARLRRGDWSIQAQVDLHGLRSDEAREALGGFIRTSHKQGLRCVRVVHGKGLGSPGKQPVLKTKTQRWLIQKNEVIAFVQAKPAEGGAGALVVLLAPVRR
- a CDS encoding bifunctional 2',3'-cyclic-nucleotide 2'-phosphodiesterase/3'-nucleotidase, translated to MSTCAAVLAAALTACGGGGGGGPVFPPVVPVPGPAPVAAGTRTTVALLETTDLHFNVRSYDYFKLAEDKSYGYERTATLINAARKEFPNTVLLDNGDTIQGTALADYEALVSRIPCTQPLSIYKVMNATGYDAGTLGNHEFNYSLDFLNQVIGGGLDVEGVDGTKKCAGPTFPMVLANVQSVKSGKPLLAPYTIVTKQFTATGPDGKAVTVPIKVGVIGFTTPGILNWDKRFLEGKVSTQGAVEAATKYIPELRAKGVDIVVALQHGGLDASPYSPTMESPGLYLSKVPGIDALMMGHQHGTFPDPGTNPSYKQPGVDNKAGTVNGVPAVMASSWGKALGLIRLDLVYDGKAWSVDKTKTAVEVRSTQTGKDGAGKAIYVDADPSVAPLIETQHRAAITYVKTPIGSTDFRMNTYFADVGDPGAIQIVNQAQADYVTTYIQANLPQYASLPVLSVSAPFKSGYEGGRDYTDVAVGNLAIFNAADLYLYPNTVYAVKVTGAEIKGWLEAAAKRFNKISTSVTTDQQLISTFPGYNFDMFTTPDMQYEIDVTQDVGSRIKNLTYMGAAIDPAKEFVIATNNYRATSGGSFIPALDGRATIYASPDANRDVLIAYIKAKKTITRATNGAARSWRFTQVTTAGNVVFTSGQGQLGAATDAGLANISVLTPDDGSGKGRSVYKLDLSK
- a CDS encoding tRNA-uridine aminocarboxypropyltransferase, with amino-acid sequence MSAALVPRPQCTACLRPLSACICRWVAPTAHAVEVLVLQHPLEVHQAKGSARLLHLSLAHCRLVVGEAFAVPVWPVDGKHTLLLYPDSLQDTAPDLRVPPPLPSEWPQAQSRLRLVVLDGTWRKSRKMLYQSPPLQQLPRLALHNVPPSHYRIRKAHGPDQLSTLEATCYALCQLEGGAARFQPLLDAFDGFVEYLEQAGGQRNAQTDKSCPRPRVTGFI
- the serS gene encoding serine--tRNA ligase, translating into MLDITLLRKDLASAVAGLEKRKKNQPYLDVSAFSALEAERKTVQTRTEEIQARRNTLNKQIGPLKAKGESVDALMAEVNALKAEQESQSKRLEEIQPELHALLLAVPNLPHASVPLGEDETGNVEMRRWAPQGGAGADAKPLAFAAKDHVDLGAPLGLDFEMGAKLAGSRFTVMKGPIARLHRALAQFMLDIQTEKHGYAECYVPYIVNAATLSGTGQLPKFEGDLFAAKKGGQDGEPAPDHSALYLIPTSEVPLTNFVRDEVVPESQLPIKLTAHTPCFRSEAGSAGRDTRGMIRQHQFDKVEMVQIVHPEKSYDALEQMTGHAEVVLQALELPYRVVLLCTGDMGFGSTKTYDLEVWLPAQNTYREISSVSNCEAFQARRLQARFKNVQGKNELVHTLNGSGLAVGRALVAVLENHQNEDGSINVPAALRPYIGGIEVLRG